The genomic region CTGCGCATCAGAAACGGCTTTTGCCAGGTCGTCATGGAAAGTCAGCGTACCCTCATCAGGCAAGGAGCGATCATACAGTGCGGGCAGGCTGCAGCGCGCATTGGCCAGTACTTCGTTGATCTTGCGTTTTGCCTGTGGATCGGGGTCGAAAACCGCGACATCCCAGCCATTTAGCAAAAAGCGCGAGGCCCAGCCGCCACCAATGACACCACCGCCAATGATTGCAGCTTTTTTGTTTGTACTAGTGGACATTAGCGTGGTTCCCGCTTGGTCAGGCCAAGCTTCTTGCGGACCGCATCCGGGCCAATCACGGTGGTCCCCATGCCTTCGATAATGCCAACCGCGCGCTCAACTAGTTGGGCGTTGGTGGCAAGCACGCCTTTGGACAGATAGATATTGTCTTCCAGACCAACCCGGACATTCCCACCAGCCAGAACCGATGCCGCAACATAGGGCATCTGATCACGTCCAATGGAAAAGGCCGACCAATTCCAGTCAGAAGGCACATTATTGACCATCGCCATAAAGGTATTGAGGTCATTGGGCGCGCCCCACGGAATGCCCATGCAAAGCTGCACCAGAGCCGGACTTTCAAGAATGCCTTCACTTACCAGTTGCTTGGCAAACCACAGATGGCCGGTATCGAATGCCTCGATCTCGGGCTTGACGCCAAGATCGGTCATCATCTGACCCATGGCGCGCAACATGCCCGGCGTGTTGGTCATGACATAATCGGCCTCGGCAAAGTTCATCGTGCCGCAATCAAGGGTGCAGATTTCCGGCAGGCAATCGGCGATGTGAGCCATGCGTTCAGTGGCCCCGATCATGTCAGTCGCGGCTTCATTAACCGGAAGCGGCGCCTCGGTGGAGCCAAAGACGATATCCCCGCCCATGCCGGCGGTCAGGTTCAGAACAACATCAACATCCGCGGCACGCACCCGTTCGGTCAGTTCGCGGTAATATTTCAAGTCACGTGACGGTGCCCCGGTTTCGGGATCACGGACATGGCAATGCACCACGGCCGCCCCGGCCTTCGCCGCGTCAATCGCGCTATTGGCAATCTGTTCGGGGGATCTTGGCACATGCGGGGATTTGTCCTGTGTTCCGCCAGACCCTGTAACGGCGGCGGTAATGAAGAC from Thalassospira indica harbors:
- a CDS encoding 3-keto-5-aminohexanoate cleavage protein, producing MAENDCKNSEAIMPLSMNKEVFITAAVTGSGGTQDKSPHVPRSPEQIANSAIDAAKAGAAVVHCHVRDPETGAPSRDLKYYRELTERVRAADVDVVLNLTAGMGGDIVFGSTEAPLPVNEAATDMIGATERMAHIADCLPEICTLDCGTMNFAEADYVMTNTPGMLRAMGQMMTDLGVKPEIEAFDTGHLWFAKQLVSEGILESPALVQLCMGIPWGAPNDLNTFMAMVNNVPSDWNWSAFSIGRDQMPYVAASVLAGGNVRVGLEDNIYLSKGVLATNAQLVERAVGIIEGMGTTVIGPDAVRKKLGLTKREPR